From the Geobacter sp. genome, the window AGAAGATCCACCAGCCGAACAGGAACACCGTCTTCTTGCGGTGCAGTTCGACAAACTTCGGGTTTCGGGCGATTGCCCCCCAGTCATACTGCCTTTCTGCCATGATAGTTACTCCTTTCGTCGCTAGGTAACAAGAGCCGGGGCGCGGCGTCCCACATCCCGGTATGAATTGAATGTCGGTTTTTCCCTCCTTTCTGTCGTAGTAAAATCTGTCGGAACCACCAGGAATGGCATCGATTGCTGATGGAACTCCGAGGCGTAGAGCACCTGCTTTTTTGTTAACGACTCAGGCGCAGGTCAACTCGGGAGTTCCATGGAATGGAGGGCGAGTATGAAGTGGGCGAAAACCGGTAACGGTCAAAAATGCTGCAAATAAAACAAGTGTATGCTGCAGGTGGTCAACGGTTCGATAACTGTTATGTTCAGCTATTTTAGAAATAAAATGAAGCAAACCAAAGTGTTATCGCAAATTGTACTGATATTGATAATTACTTATGTAAAAATATATAACGCGATTTGATTTATTG encodes:
- a CDS encoding DUF485 domain-containing protein; the encoded protein is MAERQYDWGAIARNPKFVELHRKKTVFLFGWWIF